A stretch of the Teretinema zuelzerae genome encodes the following:
- a CDS encoding substrate-binding periplasmic protein: MKRRACAAVFALAMSMGFAQKLVIYSEQAPPFQVPPSGDAPSTGFAVEIVRALQREVGTNEPIQFVEWARGFYEAQHTPNVMLFTAARTEEREKLFRWLGPFFTVEYLLVAKKHRFRSTLTTEQAKGLKIIGTVKGDARDQILRDAGFTNLEQTTTAALNVRKLQAGRIDAYATSNVAWKEQIRKEGFNPEEYEAVYPIRVIPVYCVFSPATDPAIFAAWERAFKTIAANGTLKRLSKQWFPDLD; encoded by the coding sequence TTGAAAAGAAGAGCATGCGCCGCGGTCTTCGCGCTGGCGATGAGCATGGGATTCGCCCAGAAACTGGTTATTTACTCCGAGCAGGCCCCGCCCTTTCAGGTTCCTCCTTCCGGGGACGCGCCGTCGACGGGATTCGCGGTGGAGATAGTGCGCGCGCTTCAAAGGGAAGTCGGCACGAACGAGCCGATTCAGTTCGTCGAATGGGCGCGCGGCTTTTACGAAGCGCAGCATACGCCGAACGTCATGCTGTTCACCGCGGCCCGGACGGAAGAGCGGGAAAAACTCTTTCGCTGGCTCGGGCCCTTCTTTACGGTGGAATACCTGCTGGTCGCGAAAAAGCATCGCTTCCGATCGACGCTCACGACCGAACAGGCGAAAGGGCTGAAAATTATCGGAACGGTCAAGGGCGACGCCCGGGACCAAATCTTGCGCGATGCGGGATTTACCAATCTGGAACAGACGACTACCGCCGCCCTGAATGTTCGAAAACTCCAGGCCGGCAGGATCGACGCGTACGCTACGTCTAACGTAGCGTGGAAGGAGCAGATCAGAAAAGAAGGCTTTAACCCGGAAGAGTACGAGGCTGTCTATCCCATCCGTGTAATACCGGTATATTGCGTCTTTTCCCCCGCGACCGATCCGGCGATTTTCGCAGCCTGGGAGCGCGCCTTTAAAACCATCGCCGCTAACGGCACGCTGAAACGTCTCTCGAAGCAGTGGTTCCCGGACCTGGACTGA
- a CDS encoding family 1 encapsulin nanocompartment shell protein: protein MNMLRTEFAPISPASWAEINSLVKETLTANLAARKFCDVAGPFGISYAAVPEGRLEVPSGQKKDEVRYGVHQVLPLIESRISFSVNIWELDNIDRGAKDIELESVVDAARKIAAFEDGAVFNGFAPAGIVGLNEAAGTSARIPLSLDKDSVVDAVSEAQLRLKKEGIDGPANLVVNPALWKFLAHVVPGGSLASIVRKQIGGSIIYSETVDGALLVADRPGDLEISVGQDFAIGYEGHDSAKVDLFITESFTFRAITGEAIVPFTVV from the coding sequence ATGAATATGCTGAGAACAGAATTTGCGCCGATAAGCCCCGCTTCGTGGGCCGAGATTAATTCGCTCGTGAAGGAAACGCTTACGGCGAATCTCGCGGCGAGAAAGTTTTGCGACGTCGCCGGACCGTTCGGAATTTCGTACGCGGCGGTTCCTGAAGGCCGGCTCGAAGTGCCTTCCGGACAGAAGAAGGACGAGGTTCGCTACGGGGTGCACCAGGTGCTCCCTCTGATCGAAAGCCGGATCAGTTTTTCCGTGAATATCTGGGAGCTGGACAATATCGACCGCGGAGCGAAGGATATCGAGCTCGAGTCCGTGGTGGACGCGGCGCGCAAGATCGCGGCTTTCGAGGACGGCGCCGTGTTCAACGGTTTCGCTCCGGCGGGAATCGTGGGGTTGAACGAGGCCGCGGGAACCAGCGCGAGGATTCCCCTTTCGCTGGATAAGGATTCCGTGGTCGACGCGGTGAGCGAGGCCCAGCTCAGGCTGAAGAAAGAGGGCATCGACGGGCCGGCGAATCTCGTGGTCAATCCGGCGCTCTGGAAATTCCTCGCCCATGTGGTGCCCGGGGGAAGCCTCGCCTCCATCGTGCGCAAGCAGATCGGCGGGAGCATCATATATTCTGAAACCGTGGACGGCGCCCTGCTGGTGGCCGATCGCCCGGGGGATCTGGAAATATCCGTGGGCCAGGATTTCGCGATCGGCTACGAGGGCCACGATTCGGCCAAGGTAGATCTGTTCATTACCGAATCCTTTACCTTCCGGGCCATCACCGGAGAAGCGATCGTTCCCTTTACCGTAGTGTAA
- a CDS encoding P13 family porin, producing the protein MRIRMRRLFAVACLCLSAVSARASEPSSGGIAFDTAALISEGVFRNEADIRANAALLSPSERFSLYEQHKKTALFPFIANHFVGFGVGSFIQGDSGGAAFGLTTQLVGWGMFMMYIIPALGSLDDMFSGRERGAVDSVRMEALSKIGMGGLFLVGVGRLFGLIRPWYYASTWNGTLSAALEGPEGAEVSLIPHACETSFGAGVLVRF; encoded by the coding sequence ATGAGAATCAGAATGCGTAGACTGTTCGCCGTTGCCTGTCTGTGTTTGTCCGCTGTTTCTGCGCGGGCCTCCGAGCCGTCCTCAGGCGGCATCGCTTTCGATACCGCCGCCCTTATTTCGGAGGGCGTATTTCGGAACGAGGCGGACATACGGGCGAACGCGGCCCTTCTCTCTCCTTCGGAGCGGTTCTCTCTGTACGAGCAGCATAAGAAAACCGCCCTTTTCCCCTTCATCGCGAATCATTTCGTCGGGTTCGGGGTCGGCTCCTTTATTCAGGGCGATTCTGGAGGAGCGGCTTTCGGGCTGACTACCCAGCTTGTAGGCTGGGGAATGTTCATGATGTACATTATTCCCGCCCTCGGGTCCCTGGACGATATGTTTTCAGGCCGGGAACGCGGCGCCGTCGATTCCGTGCGGATGGAAGCCCTCTCGAAAATAGGGATGGGCGGCCTTTTTCTTGTAGGCGTCGGCCGGCTTTTCGGCCTTATCCGTCCGTGGTACTACGCCTCTACATGGAACGGAACGCTATCCGCGGCGCTTGAAGGCCCCGAGGGAGCCGAAGTAAGCCTGATTCCGCATGCGTGCGAAACATCGTTCGGAGCGGGCGTGCTCGTTCGTTTCTGA
- a CDS encoding alpha-galactosidase, which produces MIRFDETRKLWILETRSAAYVFGVSQRGSSVDGFPFSRPAGEGLLLQTWFGPRLGDPADYPEALPEAGWASFSTPETLSPEILPVAGGPRYGEPSLAAVFPDGVRDLRLEYRSWKADKERLVVTLADPVYGLEADLEFEVFPEYDLFSRRTVVRNPEKSESPAPGAARIESLLSGAVYLPRGTESRLTHLTGRWVGETQLQRIPLPLARTVLESVRGFTSHHANPFFALDADSRATEEDGPVWFGELAWSGNWKISLERDSFGQTRVSPGYHDRDFSSELSPGDSLESPLFLFGFTERGFGAMSRSLHAWQRNLLSPSGTENRKVLYNSWEATAFSVDSAGQEKLASLAASCGVELFVMDDGWFGARSNDRAGLGDWYVNAEKFPDGLSPLIERIRELGMSFGLWVEPEMVNPDSDLYRAHPGWVYHYPGRERTEMRNQLVLNLSLPEVEDYVFSFMDRLLSENRISFIKWDLNRSVSEPGGPPEHRRDANLRHIQAVYRVVSRLRERHPAVRFQTCSGGGGRADIGILRHFDQAWTSDNTDACDRLLIQEGFSWAYGAHAMEAWVTAKKNWLNGRTVPLEFRFHAAMAGVLGIGENLCEWDEAEASLARSLIELYKDIRPLVQRGNLYRLESPANGNRASFLYIDDAKTRAVLFVFLEKNNFGTRLPPLMPRGLDPAFRYALSVLSPAEPPPVFPPTGSSGAIGTALRGDAWMNRGVAIPLREDRTSMVLEFKKIEAE; this is translated from the coding sequence ATGATACGTTTCGACGAGACGAGAAAACTCTGGATTCTTGAAACCCGCTCGGCGGCCTATGTATTCGGCGTTTCGCAGCGCGGCTCCAGCGTGGACGGCTTCCCCTTTTCGCGGCCTGCCGGGGAAGGGCTCCTCCTGCAAACCTGGTTCGGTCCGCGCCTCGGCGACCCGGCCGATTATCCTGAAGCCCTCCCGGAAGCGGGCTGGGCCTCCTTTTCCACGCCGGAGACCCTCAGCCCGGAAATCCTCCCCGTCGCAGGAGGACCCCGCTACGGCGAGCCGTCCCTGGCGGCCGTCTTCCCCGACGGAGTGCGCGACCTCCGCCTCGAATACCGCTCATGGAAGGCCGATAAGGAACGCCTCGTCGTCACCCTCGCGGATCCGGTCTACGGACTTGAAGCGGACCTCGAGTTCGAGGTCTTTCCCGAATACGATCTTTTCTCGCGCCGAACGGTTGTGCGCAATCCCGAGAAATCCGAATCCCCTGCGCCGGGCGCGGCGCGGATCGAAAGCCTTCTTTCCGGCGCGGTCTATCTGCCCCGGGGAACCGAAAGCCGGCTGACCCATCTTACCGGCCGCTGGGTCGGCGAGACTCAGCTCCAACGCATTCCGCTTCCCCTGGCGCGCACCGTGCTCGAAAGCGTCCGGGGCTTTACGAGCCATCACGCGAACCCCTTCTTCGCCCTCGATGCGGATTCCCGCGCGACCGAGGAAGACGGCCCCGTCTGGTTCGGCGAACTCGCCTGGAGCGGAAACTGGAAAATCTCCCTTGAACGCGACTCCTTCGGCCAAACCCGTGTAAGCCCGGGCTATCACGATCGCGATTTCTCCTCCGAGCTTTCCCCGGGGGACAGCCTTGAAAGCCCGCTCTTCCTCTTCGGCTTTACCGAACGCGGATTCGGCGCCATGAGCCGCAGCCTCCACGCCTGGCAGCGGAACCTTCTTTCCCCCTCGGGAACGGAAAACCGCAAGGTGCTCTACAATTCCTGGGAGGCGACCGCCTTCTCCGTCGATTCAGCGGGCCAGGAAAAACTCGCGTCCCTCGCCGCCTCTTGCGGAGTGGAGCTCTTCGTCATGGACGACGGCTGGTTCGGCGCCCGCTCGAACGACCGCGCCGGCCTCGGCGACTGGTATGTGAACGCCGAGAAATTTCCCGACGGCCTTTCCCCGCTTATCGAACGGATCCGGGAGCTCGGCATGAGCTTCGGCCTCTGGGTCGAACCGGAAATGGTAAACCCCGACAGCGACCTCTACCGCGCCCATCCCGGCTGGGTCTACCACTATCCCGGCCGCGAACGCACCGAAATGCGCAACCAGCTGGTTCTCAACCTCTCCCTCCCCGAAGTGGAAGACTACGTATTCTCCTTCATGGACCGACTACTCTCCGAGAACCGCATATCCTTCATAAAATGGGATTTAAACCGGAGCGTGAGCGAACCGGGCGGCCCTCCCGAACACCGCAGGGACGCGAACCTCCGCCATATCCAAGCCGTCTACCGCGTCGTCTCCCGGCTGAGAGAGCGCCATCCGGCAGTTCGCTTCCAAACCTGCTCGGGCGGCGGCGGACGCGCGGACATCGGCATTCTCCGCCATTTCGACCAGGCCTGGACGAGCGACAACACCGACGCCTGCGACCGCCTGCTCATCCAGGAAGGATTTTCCTGGGCATACGGCGCCCACGCCATGGAAGCCTGGGTTACCGCGAAAAAAAACTGGCTCAATGGACGGACTGTTCCGCTCGAATTCCGCTTCCACGCGGCCATGGCCGGCGTGCTGGGAATCGGGGAAAACCTCTGCGAGTGGGACGAAGCGGAAGCTTCCCTCGCGCGCTCCCTGATCGAGCTCTACAAAGACATCCGCCCCCTCGTGCAGCGGGGAAATCTCTACCGGCTCGAATCTCCGGCGAACGGAAACCGCGCGTCCTTTTTGTACATCGACGACGCGAAAACCCGCGCGGTCCTTTTCGTATTCCTCGAAAAAAACAACTTCGGAACCCGCCTTCCTCCGCTCATGCCCCGAGGACTCGATCCCGCTTTCCGTTACGCGCTTTCAGTCCTGTCTCCCGCCGAACCGCCGCCTGTTTTCCCTCCAACCGGAAGCTCGGGCGCGATCGGCACGGCTCTTCGGGGAGACGCCTGGATGAACCGCGGCGTCGCGATCCCTCTGAGAGAGGACAGAACCAGCATGGTGTTGGAATTCAAAAAAATCGAGGCAGAATGA
- a CDS encoding PAS domain S-box protein, with translation MFSSFRHSPFGYALHELILDPAGNPYDFRFLEMNEAFTQLTGRVSSSLIGKTAREVIPNISTESFDWFVFFGTIVRDKKNGEIEQYFSSIDRWFKVYAYYVEENRFAAIFMDVTSDHRRAEELEGFFSINLDLLCIADIDGHFLKVNKEWEHVLGYGVAELENRVFLDFVHPDDMAATLSAISRLAAQEEVLNFVNRYRCRDGSWRWIEWRTRPRGRLVYAAARDITERIRMESELKLSRDSLALVLETIPQAVFWKDAEGRYLGCNSKVAKSVGLNSTSEVIGKTDFNLPIPQKLAKKFRKTDISILRSGNAQYRFIEGLPRPDGTTMWVETSKVPLLGADGRPNAILGVFEDITERKAASDRHQRALSLLDATLDSTGDGILVVALDGTIELFNRKFLDMWGFPEDLAIGFSDGLLLEKVLPLLADSEEFLRRVDEFYRQPELVSTEELVLKDGRIFERYTQPQRINGEISGRVWSFQDVTEKRRVARELAEYAERLEMITENMAEVFWLLSADMNTLSYISPSCEKLLGRSIEAGSPLEDSVLSMIPPEDLVRVKDAGHEYGRTGVFSVDFRIKTGDNRVKWVNTRARPVRNENGTVIAHTGITEDITERKRTEDLLQSYMDMQEMLIRMSSGFINLSLDRLDDSINFALHEMGLFVNADRSYIFSYDWDAGTFSNTHEWCRKGIAPQIENLQNVSVDDAPEWIMAHKQGRTVLIPDVQELPPDEGVRVILESQSVQSLIAIPLMERGACIGFVGFDSCRGKHAYTEKERGVLQLFTDMLINVRNRTELEKNLVRAKEAAERADRAKSDFLANMSHEIRTPMNAILGLSSLAFENARTEEDRDLLSKIASSSHLLLGIINDVLDFSKIESGRLAIDRHQFELEDVFEQIRTLFNSALVQKKIDLYFHEGEGLRESYIGDRLRISQVLINLIGNAVKFTSRGRIDLFVSLLASDEIPDADLNEAGIAVSGVLSDRIDWIRFRIEDTGIGIAPDKLKTLFTPFTQADSSTTRKYGGTGLGLVICKRLATAMGGFMRVASRPGLGSSFSFAVPLERGESPESVPSSAQSAVSAPFGAGRRACIAESDEESAAQIQQFLEELGWESAILPTIRSALDALRKNSLTEGDGSLLILDSAFALEPNELEELKSLRGEPQGSGSAVILSGYLKEYPFVPDAFLSKPVSRRNVRSALADAHNTNGREPAVSEIPDLTGARILVVEDNELNREVAVRWLKRSGAEVSVAENGARALEALESAGFDLVLMDVQMPEMDGYETTRRIRAVLPDLPVIALTAAVQEEDFRRIAESGMNGHMEKPLNTEKLFTILKKYLQTSLTTASAPMRSNSRSIPGLPEELPGFDLDAALKRADSDVPFYMELLDRFLDDLDKNYQNIRVKLSLLSVQQARSACHSLKGISATLGAIRLSELAARAESFYLLEKAPEEAVLEALEDELESVRTSLRELRFAGVLKPAPIPAAETFDPSLVSSLAAMLRKNKVVPSGLSEAVSGFLEDKLESDDSIQRIRDLSSLVASFRYEEALALIEDIAREAGVRLP, from the coding sequence ATGTTCTCTTCTTTTCGACATTCGCCTTTCGGCTACGCCCTCCATGAACTTATCCTCGATCCGGCAGGCAATCCGTACGATTTCCGTTTTTTAGAGATGAACGAGGCTTTTACCCAATTGACGGGCCGGGTTTCATCGTCGTTGATCGGAAAAACCGCGCGCGAGGTAATTCCGAATATTTCAACGGAATCTTTCGATTGGTTCGTGTTTTTCGGTACCATCGTACGCGATAAAAAAAACGGAGAGATCGAGCAGTATTTCTCGTCGATTGATCGATGGTTCAAAGTATACGCGTATTATGTGGAAGAAAACCGTTTCGCGGCGATCTTCATGGACGTTACCTCCGACCACCGGAGGGCAGAGGAGCTTGAAGGTTTTTTCTCCATAAATCTGGATTTGTTGTGCATCGCCGATATCGACGGGCATTTCCTGAAAGTGAACAAGGAATGGGAGCACGTTCTCGGATACGGGGTCGCGGAGCTTGAAAACAGGGTGTTTCTTGACTTTGTCCATCCCGACGATATGGCGGCAACTCTCTCTGCGATCAGCCGGTTGGCGGCTCAGGAGGAAGTCCTCAATTTCGTCAACCGGTACCGCTGCCGTGACGGTTCCTGGCGCTGGATCGAGTGGCGAACCCGTCCTCGCGGGCGGCTGGTATACGCGGCCGCCCGCGACATCACCGAACGGATCCGCATGGAATCGGAGCTGAAGCTGAGCCGGGATTCTCTGGCCCTCGTACTTGAGACTATTCCCCAGGCGGTATTCTGGAAGGATGCCGAAGGCCGGTATCTCGGATGCAATTCCAAGGTCGCAAAAAGCGTCGGGCTTAATTCGACTTCGGAAGTGATCGGCAAAACCGATTTCAATCTCCCGATCCCTCAAAAACTGGCGAAAAAATTCCGCAAAACGGACATCTCGATATTGAGGAGCGGAAACGCCCAATATCGGTTTATCGAAGGGCTTCCGCGCCCGGACGGCACGACCATGTGGGTTGAAACGTCAAAGGTTCCGCTTCTGGGGGCAGACGGGCGGCCGAACGCCATTCTGGGCGTTTTCGAGGACATCACCGAGCGAAAGGCTGCCTCCGACCGGCATCAGCGGGCGCTCTCCCTCCTGGACGCGACCCTGGATTCTACGGGCGACGGCATCCTTGTAGTCGCCCTCGACGGCACCATCGAACTTTTTAACCGGAAATTTCTTGATATGTGGGGGTTCCCGGAAGATCTCGCGATCGGTTTCTCGGACGGTCTGCTGCTGGAAAAAGTCCTTCCCCTTCTCGCCGATTCCGAGGAGTTCCTGCGCCGGGTCGACGAGTTTTACCGGCAGCCGGAGCTCGTTTCCACTGAAGAGCTCGTTTTAAAAGACGGCAGAATTTTCGAGCGGTATACCCAGCCGCAGCGGATCAACGGCGAAATTTCCGGCAGGGTCTGGAGTTTCCAGGACGTTACCGAGAAGCGGCGCGTAGCCCGCGAGCTCGCCGAGTACGCAGAACGTCTGGAAATGATCACCGAAAACATGGCCGAGGTGTTCTGGCTGCTCTCCGCCGATATGAATACGCTTTCCTATATCAGCCCTTCCTGCGAGAAGCTGCTCGGACGGTCGATAGAAGCCGGCTCGCCGTTAGAAGACAGCGTGTTGTCGATGATACCTCCGGAGGATCTGGTTCGGGTCAAGGACGCGGGCCATGAATACGGAAGAACCGGAGTGTTCAGCGTCGATTTCAGGATAAAGACCGGAGACAATCGCGTGAAATGGGTGAACACCCGAGCCCGGCCCGTTCGCAACGAGAACGGGACCGTGATCGCCCATACCGGAATAACCGAGGATATCACCGAGCGGAAGCGGACCGAGGATTTGCTGCAATCGTATATGGATATGCAGGAAATGCTCATCAGAATGTCCTCGGGCTTTATTAATCTGTCGCTCGACCGGCTGGACGATTCGATCAATTTCGCGCTCCATGAAATGGGCCTCTTCGTAAACGCGGACCGTTCGTATATTTTCTCGTACGATTGGGACGCGGGTACCTTTTCGAATACGCATGAATGGTGCAGAAAGGGAATCGCGCCGCAGATCGAAAATTTGCAGAACGTGAGCGTGGACGATGCTCCCGAATGGATCATGGCTCATAAGCAGGGCCGCACCGTCCTTATTCCCGATGTGCAGGAACTTCCTCCGGACGAAGGTGTACGCGTCATTCTTGAAAGCCAGTCCGTGCAGAGTCTCATCGCCATTCCGCTCATGGAACGCGGAGCGTGCATCGGCTTCGTCGGCTTCGATTCCTGCAGGGGAAAGCACGCGTACACCGAAAAGGAACGCGGCGTGCTCCAGTTGTTCACCGACATGCTGATCAATGTTCGGAACCGGACCGAGCTTGAAAAGAATCTCGTGCGCGCAAAGGAAGCCGCCGAGCGCGCCGACCGCGCGAAGTCCGATTTCCTCGCGAATATGAGCCATGAGATCCGCACTCCGATGAACGCGATCCTGGGCCTGAGCTCTCTCGCCTTTGAAAACGCGCGGACGGAGGAAGACCGGGATCTGCTTTCCAAGATTGCGTCATCGTCTCATCTTCTTCTCGGCATCATCAACGATGTGCTCGATTTTTCGAAAATAGAGTCTGGCCGTCTGGCGATAGACCGGCATCAGTTCGAATTGGAAGATGTATTCGAACAGATCCGCACCTTGTTTAACTCCGCCCTCGTCCAGAAAAAGATAGATCTGTATTTCCATGAAGGCGAGGGTTTGCGCGAGTCTTATATCGGCGACAGGCTGCGCATCAGCCAGGTTTTAATCAACCTGATCGGCAACGCGGTGAAATTCACCAGCCGGGGGCGCATCGATCTGTTCGTATCGCTTCTCGCTTCCGACGAGATTCCGGACGCGGACTTGAATGAAGCCGGCATCGCCGTTTCTGGAGTTTTGAGCGACCGCATCGACTGGATTCGTTTTCGGATCGAAGATACCGGCATCGGAATAGCTCCCGATAAGCTGAAAACGCTGTTTACGCCGTTCACTCAAGCCGATTCGTCGACCACGAGAAAATACGGCGGTACCGGCCTGGGATTGGTGATCTGCAAGCGGCTCGCAACCGCGATGGGCGGTTTTATGCGCGTCGCCAGCCGTCCCGGATTGGGAAGCTCCTTCAGTTTCGCCGTGCCGCTTGAGCGGGGCGAATCGCCTGAGTCCGTTCCTTCGTCCGCTCAGTCTGCTGTGTCCGCTCCGTTCGGCGCCGGGAGGCGGGCGTGTATCGCCGAGAGCGACGAGGAGTCCGCGGCTCAGATTCAGCAATTTCTGGAAGAACTCGGATGGGAATCGGCGATTCTCCCGACGATACGCTCCGCGCTTGATGCGCTGCGCAAGAATTCGCTGACTGAGGGTGACGGATCCCTGTTGATTCTGGATTCGGCGTTCGCCTTGGAGCCGAATGAACTTGAGGAGTTGAAATCCCTCCGGGGCGAACCGCAGGGTTCCGGATCGGCGGTGATACTATCCGGTTATCTGAAAGAATATCCCTTTGTTCCCGATGCCTTCTTGAGCAAGCCGGTCTCGCGCCGGAATGTACGTTCGGCTCTGGCGGACGCGCATAATACGAACGGCCGCGAGCCTGCCGTTTCCGAAATACCGGATCTGACGGGCGCGCGCATTCTGGTGGTAGAGGATAACGAACTCAATCGCGAGGTTGCCGTCCGCTGGCTCAAGCGGTCCGGGGCCGAGGTTTCCGTCGCGGAAAACGGAGCTCGCGCTCTCGAGGCGCTTGAATCCGCCGGATTCGATCTGGTGCTCATGGACGTGCAGATGCCGGAGATGGACGGGTACGAGACTACCCGCCGCATTCGCGCAGTTTTGCCCGATCTGCCCGTCATCGCGCTTACTGCGGCGGTTCAGGAAGAGGATTTCAGACGAATCGCCGAATCGGGAATGAACGGACATATGGAAAAACCGCTGAACACGGAAAAGCTCTTCACTATTTTGAAAAAGTACCTTCAAACCTCTTTAACAACCGCGTCAGCTCCGATGCGTTCGAACAGCCGGTCAATTCCCGGTTTACCCGAAGAACTGCCCGGTTTCGACCTCGACGCCGCGCTCAAGCGCGCTGATTCCGACGTGCCGTTTTATATGGAGCTTCTAGACCGTTTCCTGGACGATCTCGACAAGAACTATCAGAATATCAGGGTCAAGCTTTCCCTGCTTTCGGTCCAACAGGCGAGATCGGCGTGCCACTCTCTGAAGGGAATTTCAGCGACTCTTGGAGCGATACGGCTGTCAGAACTCGCCGCCCGGGCCGAGTCTTTTTATCTATTGGAGAAAGCTCCCGAAGAGGCGGTTCTTGAGGCTTTGGAGGACGAGCTCGAGAGCGTACGAACCTCGCTCCGAGAGCTCCGTTTCGCCGGCGTCCTCAAGCCCGCTCCGATTCCCGCCGCCGAAACGTTCGATCCTTCTCTTGTAAGCAGTCTCGCGGCTATGCTCCGGAAGAACAAGGTTGTTCCCTCCGGGCTCTCCGAAGCCGTATCGGGCTTTTTGGAGGATAAGCTGGAAAGCGACGACTCCATTCAGAGAATTCGCGATCTTTCTTCGCTTGTCGCTTCCTTTCGCTATGAAGAAGCATTAGCATTAATCGAGGATATAGCACGAGAGGCGGGGGTGCGGCTGCCATGA
- a CDS encoding ferritin family protein gives MPEFGTPFSVKKSDRKLTHTELVRSIRMMVAAEYEAIQLYQEIAESTDNVLARNVLIDIADEEKVHAGEFLRLLHELDPAEQGFYDEGAREVEEEFLSGSGGEAGAGGEAGADLGIGSLRNKGEQRT, from the coding sequence ATGCCTGAATTCGGAACGCCTTTCAGCGTTAAAAAAAGCGATCGGAAGTTGACTCATACGGAGCTGGTGCGGTCGATCCGCATGATGGTGGCTGCCGAATACGAGGCCATTCAGCTGTATCAGGAGATCGCGGAGTCCACTGATAATGTGCTGGCCCGGAATGTGCTCATCGATATCGCGGACGAGGAGAAGGTGCACGCGGGGGAATTCCTGCGGCTGCTGCACGAGCTCGATCCGGCGGAGCAGGGCTTTTACGACGAGGGAGCCCGCGAGGTGGAGGAAGAATTCCTTTCCGGTTCCGGCGGAGAAGCTGGAGCGGGGGGAGAGGCTGGAGCCGATTTGGGAATCGGCAGTTTGCGGAATAAAGGAGAGCAGCGCACATGA